In one window of Brenneria goodwinii DNA:
- a CDS encoding quinone oxidoreductase family protein has protein sequence MKAIVLREHGGNDKLRFEYDFPDPVPGKGEVLLRVRASSLNYHDVFTRRGMPGISLSFPIIIGLDVAGEIIALGENVQGWNIGDRVVVDPINRVEGGLVGETTHGGLAELCRVPAHQLIALPDDISFAEAAALPVAYGTALRMVTTIGQIQPGEKVLILGASGGVGVCCVQLAKLAGAQVIACAGSEEKAERLRQLGADHVIRYTEEDFMKQLFQHYGKPSRQRNAAQPGGVDVVVNFTGGDTWVKSLRCLRVGGRLLTCGATAGFNPAEDIRYIWTYELQIRGSNGWEREDLHRLLTLVREKKLNVLIDRQWPLEQGAEALASLEQRQVIGKVVVI, from the coding sequence ATGAAGGCTATTGTGCTACGTGAACACGGCGGCAACGATAAGTTGCGGTTTGAATACGATTTTCCTGACCCGGTTCCCGGTAAGGGCGAGGTTTTACTGCGAGTTCGGGCTTCTTCGCTGAATTATCATGATGTTTTTACCCGCCGCGGTATGCCGGGGATCAGTTTGTCTTTCCCCATTATTATCGGCCTGGATGTCGCCGGAGAAATTATCGCGCTTGGCGAAAACGTTCAGGGCTGGAACATCGGCGACCGGGTTGTGGTGGATCCGATTAACCGGGTTGAGGGCGGCCTGGTGGGAGAGACGACCCATGGCGGTTTGGCCGAATTATGCCGGGTGCCGGCCCATCAGCTTATCGCCTTGCCCGACGATATTAGCTTCGCCGAAGCGGCCGCGCTGCCGGTGGCCTATGGCACCGCGTTACGCATGGTAACCACCATCGGTCAGATCCAGCCGGGGGAAAAGGTCTTGATATTGGGCGCCAGCGGCGGCGTGGGCGTCTGTTGCGTGCAGTTGGCCAAACTGGCCGGCGCCCAGGTGATTGCCTGTGCCGGTAGCGAAGAGAAGGCCGAACGCCTGCGCCAACTTGGGGCGGATCATGTCATCCGCTATACCGAGGAGGATTTTATGAAGCAGTTGTTCCAGCACTATGGCAAGCCGTCGCGCCAGCGTAATGCGGCTCAGCCTGGCGGCGTCGATGTGGTGGTGAATTTTACCGGCGGCGACACTTGGGTCAAATCCCTGCGCTGCCTGCGCGTCGGCGGCCGTCTGCTGACCTGCGGCGCCACCGCCGGTTTCAATCCGGCGGAAGATATCCGCTACATCTGGACCTATGAGTTGCAAATCCGCGGCTCCAACGGCTGGGAAAGAGAAGACCTGCACCGCCTGTTGACCCTGGTGCGGGAGAAAAAACTCAATGTTCTGATCGATCGTCAATGGCCGCTGGAGCAGGGGGCCGAAGCGCTGGCCTCGCTGGAACAGCGTCAGGTTATCGGCAAAGTGGTGGTGATATGA
- a CDS encoding PaaI family thioesterase — MSSRLSQTQIEEKFRASPFIHWLNLKVESVDYDQQTLTVTVPMRAEFERIAGSDQWHGGPLASIIDTVGDFALAMIVGTGLPTINFRVDYLRPAIHTSLRVVARVRRNGRSVGVADVDVYNEQHVLLAIGRASYATATASTGVLS, encoded by the coding sequence ATGAGTTCACGGTTAAGCCAAACGCAAATCGAAGAAAAATTTCGCGCCTCGCCTTTTATCCACTGGCTGAATTTAAAGGTCGAATCCGTGGATTACGACCAGCAAACGCTGACCGTCACGGTTCCGATGCGCGCCGAGTTTGAGCGCATCGCGGGGAGCGACCAGTGGCACGGCGGCCCCCTGGCGTCGATTATCGATACCGTCGGCGACTTTGCGCTGGCCATGATCGTCGGCACTGGCCTGCCCACCATTAATTTTCGCGTGGATTATCTGCGGCCGGCGATCCACACCTCGCTGCGGGTGGTCGCGCGCGTGCGCCGCAACGGCCGCAGCGTGGGCGTCGCCGATGTCGATGTTTATAACGAACAACATGTTTTGCTGGCTATCGGTCGGGCAAGTTACGCCACCGCAACCGCATCAACAGGAGTGTTATCATGA
- a CDS encoding ABC transporter substrate-binding protein: MTDRFSRRNFLRILGVSGSFAALSSQVTGFRLIGDAFAEESAVIAPRRGGTLVISWGGLEPQALFVPGGGGSSPFQTSTKILERLLKLDNELHFQPELAESVVPAADFKSYEIKLRQGVKWHDGADFTAEDVVFNVLEHWKAISAGIALKSLNGATAADPFTVTLNFDNPVPEFFLKSILAGQYQLMLPKHLYAGKDILTNPLNNRPVGTGPWIFDKWERGSYVAYRRNDNYWSPNQPYLNKLLVRWWGDAASRTAALETGQLGVGYSNPVPAREVDRLVKGGQVVLDTSGYENSAWAVTVEFNQRREHVNRREVRQAILHAIDRRFIVNTIYFGRGKSALAPIFSSNSLFYTDDVPQYEFDVKKAAALLDAAGLPVKNGSRFSVNLLAAAWFEENAKLGQYLKQALEDINISVRLDSVDRATALKRIYNDYDYDIAISNYTSPLEPVPTVTQFFTTDGIVRGGAFRNATGYSSPEMDALVGKITVETDENQRRDLIHQFARLASTDVPIVPLVEMQSYTLARKNVRNFTTAANVQGSSLNDIWLAE; this comes from the coding sequence ATGACCGACCGTTTTTCCCGGCGGAATTTCCTCCGCATCCTGGGAGTGAGCGGCTCTTTTGCCGCGCTGTCGTCGCAGGTTACGGGATTTCGCTTGATCGGCGACGCCTTTGCCGAGGAGAGCGCCGTTATTGCGCCGCGCCGCGGCGGTACGCTGGTGATCTCCTGGGGCGGGCTGGAGCCGCAGGCGCTGTTTGTGCCTGGCGGCGGCGGATCTTCGCCTTTCCAGACCTCCACTAAAATACTGGAACGGTTACTCAAGCTGGACAACGAACTGCATTTTCAACCGGAACTGGCGGAATCAGTGGTGCCCGCCGCCGATTTTAAAAGCTATGAAATCAAACTACGGCAGGGGGTGAAGTGGCACGACGGCGCCGATTTTACCGCCGAGGACGTGGTGTTTAACGTGCTTGAACACTGGAAAGCCATTTCGGCCGGCATCGCGCTGAAATCGCTGAACGGCGCCACGGCCGCCGATCCCTTTACCGTGACTCTCAACTTTGATAATCCGGTGCCGGAATTTTTCCTGAAGTCCATTCTGGCCGGACAATATCAGTTGATGCTGCCAAAGCATCTCTATGCCGGTAAAGACATCCTGACCAATCCGCTCAATAACCGGCCGGTAGGCACCGGACCCTGGATCTTTGATAAATGGGAGCGCGGCAGCTACGTGGCCTACCGCCGCAACGACAATTACTGGTCTCCCAACCAGCCGTATCTGAATAAGTTACTGGTGCGCTGGTGGGGCGATGCGGCGTCGCGCACCGCGGCGCTGGAAACGGGTCAGTTGGGCGTGGGCTATTCCAATCCGGTACCGGCGCGGGAGGTCGATCGCCTGGTAAAGGGCGGACAGGTCGTGCTGGATACCAGCGGCTATGAAAACAGCGCCTGGGCGGTGACGGTTGAATTTAATCAGCGCCGTGAACATGTTAATCGCCGTGAAGTCCGGCAGGCCATTTTGCACGCCATCGATCGCCGGTTTATCGTCAACACCATCTATTTCGGTCGCGGCAAGTCAGCGCTGGCGCCTATTTTCAGCAGCAATTCCCTGTTTTACACCGATGATGTGCCGCAATATGAATTCGACGTTAAAAAGGCCGCGGCGCTGCTCGATGCCGCCGGGCTGCCGGTGAAGAACGGCAGCCGTTTTAGCGTAAATTTGCTGGCGGCGGCTTGGTTCGAGGAGAACGCCAAACTCGGCCAGTATCTCAAACAGGCGCTGGAGGATATCAATATTAGCGTGCGGCTGGATTCCGTCGACCGCGCGACGGCGTTAAAACGTATTTACAACGATTACGATTATGATATCGCCATCTCCAACTATACCTCTCCGCTGGAGCCGGTGCCGACGGTAACCCAATTTTTCACCACCGACGGCATTGTCAGGGGCGGGGCGTTCCGCAACGCCACCGGCTATAGCAGCCCGGAGATGGACGCACTGGTCGGGAAAATCACCGTTGAAACCGATGAAAATCAGCGGCGGGATCTGATCCATCAATTTGCCCGTCTGGCCAGCACCGATGTACCGATCGTCCCGTTAGTGGAAATGCAGTCCTATACGCTGGCGCGTAAAAACGTGCGGAATTTCACCACCGCCGCGAATGTGCAGGGCAGTTCGCTCAATGATATATGGCTGGCGGAGTAG
- a CDS encoding ABC transporter ATP-binding protein, translating to MAILTAVLEVQNLQVSYPTGRGRVYALSGVDLSLWPGETVGLVGESGCGKSTLGKAVMRLIASSGGWIKVNGDDITNLNRRALLPYRADIQMMFQDPQGSLNPRQRIGKSIGRPLEVAGWGKAAIRQRVGELLELVGLPAAAASRYPHEFSGGQRQRIGIARALILEPKAIICDEPVSALDVSVRAQVINLMRDLQHRTGVAYLFISHDLSVVEYIADRLLVMYLGRIVESGPTRQIWANPAHPYTLALLSAAPVADPRAARAQNLLTGEPPSPLSPPDGCPFHTRCSHAGERCRLERPQLRDCGERRRVACHFPIIDITA from the coding sequence ATGGCGATCTTGACTGCCGTGCTTGAGGTGCAAAATCTACAGGTGAGTTATCCCACGGGACGAGGGCGGGTTTACGCCCTATCGGGCGTGGATCTATCCCTGTGGCCCGGAGAAACCGTCGGACTGGTAGGGGAGTCCGGCTGCGGAAAATCCACGCTGGGTAAAGCGGTCATGCGGCTTATCGCCAGCAGCGGCGGGTGGATAAAAGTCAATGGCGACGATATCACCAATCTGAACCGCAGGGCGTTGCTGCCCTACCGCGCGGATATCCAGATGATGTTTCAGGATCCGCAGGGATCGTTGAACCCGCGTCAGCGCATCGGTAAAAGCATTGGCCGCCCGTTGGAGGTCGCTGGCTGGGGAAAGGCTGCCATTCGTCAGCGGGTCGGCGAACTGCTGGAACTGGTTGGGTTGCCCGCTGCTGCGGCATCCCGCTATCCGCATGAATTTTCCGGCGGACAGCGGCAGCGGATCGGGATTGCCCGGGCTTTGATTCTGGAACCTAAAGCGATTATCTGCGATGAGCCGGTCTCGGCGCTGGATGTGTCGGTGCGCGCCCAGGTGATCAACCTGATGCGCGACCTGCAACATCGAACCGGCGTGGCCTACCTCTTTATTTCCCATGATCTGTCGGTAGTGGAATATATCGCCGATCGTCTATTGGTGATGTATCTGGGGCGAATCGTGGAAAGCGGACCTACCCGGCAAATTTGGGCCAACCCGGCGCACCCTTATACGTTGGCGTTGCTCTCTGCGGCGCCGGTGGCCGATCCCCGCGCGGCGCGCGCGCAGAATCTGCTGACGGGCGAACCGCCCAGCCCGCTGTCGCCCCCGGACGGCTGCCCGTTTCACACTCGCTGTTCCCATGCCGGCGAGCGCTGCCGTTTGGAACGGCCGCAATTGCGTGACTGCGGCGAGCGGCGCCGGGTTGCCTGCCATTTCCCGATCATTGACATTACTGCTTAA
- a CDS encoding ABC transporter ATP-binding protein — translation MNTVLEVNNLTVDIVGRRKRIKALDGVSLTLHTGETLAVVGESGCGKSLTALALMRLLPAPSVCIGGGEIWFERQNIAALSEGKMRRLRGRRLAMIFQDPMSSLNPVKTVGDQLSEVLRTHLGLSLREAWRRGIELLEQVHIPDAPRRMLEYPHRLSGGMSQRVMIAIAIACKPAVLIADEPTTALDVTIQAQILALLRELQRDTGMALMLITHDLGVVAAMAQRVAVMYAGKKVEEAPVLELFDHPLHPYTQGLLRATPTSGQPNQRLLDIPGRVPSLGELPAGCAFADRCLHVTDQCRRQRPALEALRRDHLAACWRAEQDVSAAVLRQANGGWRS, via the coding sequence ATGAATACGGTGCTGGAAGTCAACAATCTGACGGTGGATATCGTCGGCAGACGCAAGCGGATCAAGGCGCTGGACGGCGTTTCACTGACGCTGCATACGGGCGAAACACTGGCGGTGGTCGGCGAGTCCGGCTGCGGGAAATCGTTGACCGCACTGGCGCTGATGCGCTTACTGCCTGCGCCCTCGGTGTGCATCGGCGGGGGAGAGATCTGGTTTGAACGGCAGAATATCGCGGCGTTGAGCGAAGGTAAAATGCGGCGTCTGCGGGGCCGTCGGCTGGCGATGATTTTTCAGGATCCGATGAGTTCGCTCAATCCGGTCAAAACCGTCGGCGATCAGTTGAGCGAAGTGCTGCGGACGCATCTTGGTTTATCCCTGCGCGAGGCGTGGCGGCGGGGGATTGAATTACTGGAACAGGTGCATATTCCCGATGCGCCTCGCCGCATGCTCGAATATCCCCATCGTCTCTCCGGCGGGATGTCTCAGCGCGTCATGATCGCCATTGCGATTGCCTGTAAACCGGCCGTGCTGATCGCCGATGAACCGACTACGGCGCTGGATGTGACCATCCAGGCGCAGATCCTCGCTTTATTACGCGAACTTCAGCGCGATACCGGCATGGCGTTGATGTTGATTACCCATGATTTAGGCGTCGTGGCGGCCATGGCCCAGCGCGTGGCGGTGATGTATGCCGGAAAAAAAGTCGAAGAGGCGCCGGTGTTGGAGCTGTTCGACCATCCTCTGCATCCCTATACCCAAGGATTGCTGCGTGCCACGCCGACATCCGGGCAGCCGAATCAGCGACTGCTGGATATTCCCGGCAGGGTGCCGTCTCTTGGCGAACTGCCGGCGGGATGCGCCTTCGCCGATCGGTGCCTGCATGTTACGGACCAGTGTCGGCGGCAACGGCCTGCGCTGGAGGCGTTACGCCGCGATCATCTGGCGGCCTGCTGGAGGGCGGAGCAGGACGTATCGGCGGCGGTGCTCCGCCAGGCTAATGGAGGATGGCGATCTTGA
- a CDS encoding ABC transporter permease → MARMIFRRLLQGVPLLLGVIIINFILMKLVPGDLLDVMTAEQQVTDPVMIERLRSLYGLDQPAWLQLLKYIGAVARLDLGFSYRQNMPVLEVILAHLPATLILMLASISVALLVGISAGVLAAVRVNSLWDSLISALSVLCFAAPSFWLGIMMIILFAVKLGWFPVGGMEEIGADETLWGRCLDILHHLVLPALTLGLFYAATYARVMRASMLEVAQLDFVRAARGRGLGRLRVVIGHVMRNALLPVVTLFGLQLGTVLGGSIVVESVFSWPGIGQVLFDSVMSRNYPVVLGILVLSSLVVIVINILVDAVYFRLDPRIRS, encoded by the coding sequence ATGGCGCGAATGATCTTTCGCCGTTTGTTGCAGGGCGTTCCGCTGTTGCTTGGCGTGATTATCATCAACTTTATCCTGATGAAGCTGGTTCCCGGCGATCTGCTGGATGTGATGACCGCCGAACAGCAGGTGACCGATCCGGTGATGATCGAACGTTTGCGCTCGCTGTATGGCCTCGATCAACCGGCCTGGCTACAGTTGCTGAAATATATCGGCGCGGTGGCGCGCCTCGATCTGGGCTTTTCCTATCGTCAGAACATGCCGGTGCTGGAGGTTATCCTCGCGCATTTACCTGCAACGCTGATCCTGATGCTGGCCAGCATTTCCGTGGCGTTGCTGGTGGGCATCAGCGCCGGCGTGCTGGCGGCGGTGCGGGTGAACAGCCTATGGGACTCGCTTATTTCCGCGCTGTCCGTTCTCTGTTTCGCCGCGCCGAGTTTTTGGCTCGGTATCATGATGATTATTCTGTTCGCCGTGAAGCTCGGCTGGTTTCCGGTGGGCGGCATGGAGGAGATAGGCGCGGATGAAACGCTCTGGGGGCGATGCCTCGATATTCTCCACCATCTGGTGCTGCCCGCGCTGACCCTCGGTCTGTTTTACGCGGCGACGTACGCGCGGGTTATGCGGGCCTCGATGCTGGAGGTCGCACAGCTGGATTTTGTGCGCGCCGCCCGCGGCCGGGGATTGGGCCGTCTGCGAGTGGTGATCGGACATGTTATGCGCAACGCTCTGCTGCCGGTGGTGACGCTGTTCGGTTTACAGCTTGGCACCGTGCTGGGCGGCAGTATCGTGGTGGAGTCCGTGTTCAGTTGGCCCGGTATCGGCCAGGTTCTATTCGACAGCGTGATGAGCCGCAACTATCCCGTGGTGCTGGGGATATTGGTGCTCAGTTCACTGGTCGTGATTGTGATTAATATTCTGGTGGACGCGGTTTATTTCCGTCTGGATCCGCGGATTCGGAGCTGA
- a CDS encoding SDR family oxidoreductase — MATDIPKIALVTGASRGIGRAIALALAAQGVIVAAHFHHRREETAQLVAQIEQAGVQAFAVSADLDDPDGAFALIGQLRSELIRRYGEPGFDILVNNAGLGGRATIAEITPAQLDTMLQVNFVSPFFLIQQALPLLRDGGRIINISSMSTRAAFADMAAYAPAKAALETLSVLLAGELGKRGITVNAVLPGATATEMNPRARDAQSAALIAQSVALGRVGQPEDIAAVVAFLASEAGRWITGQRIDASGGQRL; from the coding sequence ATGGCAACCGACATTCCTAAGATTGCGCTGGTGACCGGCGCAAGCCGTGGGATCGGCCGGGCCATCGCACTTGCGCTGGCCGCTCAGGGCGTAATTGTGGCGGCGCATTTTCATCACCGGCGGGAGGAAACCGCCCAACTGGTTGCGCAAATAGAACAGGCCGGCGTTCAGGCATTCGCTGTTTCCGCCGACCTGGACGATCCGGACGGCGCGTTCGCGCTTATCGGGCAATTACGGTCGGAGCTTATCCGTCGCTACGGCGAGCCGGGATTTGATATTTTAGTGAATAACGCCGGCCTGGGCGGTCGTGCGACGATTGCTGAAATTACTCCGGCGCAGCTTGACACAATGTTGCAGGTCAATTTCGTGTCGCCTTTTTTCCTGATTCAGCAAGCGCTTCCTCTGCTGCGCGATGGCGGACGAATTATTAATATATCGTCGATGAGTACCCGCGCCGCATTTGCGGATATGGCGGCTTATGCCCCGGCAAAAGCGGCGCTTGAAACCCTGAGCGTGTTGTTGGCCGGCGAGTTGGGGAAGCGGGGGATAACGGTGAATGCGGTGTTGCCGGGGGCGACGGCTACCGAGATGAACCCGCGCGCCCGCGATGCGCAATCCGCCGCGCTGATCGCGCAGAGCGTGGCGCTCGGACGGGTGGGGCAACCGGAGGATATTGCCGCGGTGGTCGCTTTCCTGGCCAGTGAGGCCGGAAGATGGATCACCGGTCAACGTATTGACGCCAGCGGTGGTCAGCGCCTGTAA
- a CDS encoding ABC transporter permease, which yields MKMSVITPLAAEGAPYLQFLRHFCRNRGAVFGAFIVLVILIAALTADWIYPVDPLRIVAIPEIWPFTDARYPLGTDSLGRDIAALIMHGSRATLMIGLTASVAATTIGVAVGASAAWFGGWVDEVLMRIAELFQIIPNVVFVLTVVAILGPHIANIIVAVGLVSWQPIARLTRAEFLSVKEREFVQACRACGMGNTRIIVAEILPNVMPPVIVLSSLVVAGAILYESVISFLGLGDPNLASWGRLVGEGRTLIRSSWYICAVPGVAIMLAVLALNLLGDGLNDALNPKLRDRP from the coding sequence ATGAAAATGTCTGTGATTACGCCATTAGCCGCTGAAGGCGCGCCGTACTTGCAATTTTTGCGCCATTTTTGCCGCAACCGGGGCGCGGTTTTCGGGGCGTTTATCGTGCTGGTTATTCTGATTGCCGCGTTGACCGCCGATTGGATTTATCCGGTCGATCCGCTGCGCATCGTCGCCATACCGGAAATCTGGCCGTTTACCGATGCCCGCTACCCGCTGGGCACCGATTCCCTTGGCCGCGACATCGCCGCGTTGATTATGCACGGCAGCCGCGCCACGCTGATGATTGGCCTGACGGCCAGCGTGGCGGCGACGACCATCGGCGTGGCGGTAGGGGCCAGCGCCGCCTGGTTCGGCGGTTGGGTGGATGAAGTATTGATGCGTATCGCCGAGCTGTTCCAAATCATTCCCAATGTGGTATTCGTGCTGACGGTGGTGGCGATTCTCGGCCCCCATATCGCCAATATCATTGTCGCGGTCGGTCTGGTTTCCTGGCAACCCATCGCCCGGCTGACGCGCGCCGAATTCCTTTCGGTGAAAGAACGCGAGTTTGTGCAGGCCTGCCGCGCCTGCGGCATGGGCAATACCCGGATCATTGTGGCGGAAATCCTGCCCAACGTGATGCCGCCGGTCATCGTGCTTTCCTCCCTGGTGGTCGCCGGGGCGATCCTCTATGAGTCGGTCATCTCATTTCTCGGCCTCGGCGATCCCAATCTTGCCAGTTGGGGGCGGCTGGTGGGCGAAGGCCGCACGCTTATCCGCTCCTCCTGGTATATCTGCGCAGTGCCCGGCGTGGCGATTATGCTGGCGGTGTTGGCGCTAAACCTGTTGGGCGACGGGCTAAACGACGCCCTGAATCCGAAGCTGCGGGATCGCCCATGA
- a CDS encoding class I adenylate-forming enzyme family protein, whose translation MTSDIKNLGDLIDRQSDLQRDAIIDLRDEASPRIWSHQQIDLLSGGVASFLTSLGLPRGSTVGIASLNRAEYLAAYFGIMRAGLVAVPLNIKVPTATLEYLLADAGIRLVFVDDARHAILQKANLPAAMTLVNFDGQTAEGFWRRIVPQTFDSVAPAPGDLAMILYTSGSTGRPKGVPLTHDGQLWALRVTRSGGVEPDGPQARYLLAQPLFHMNGLFLAKRVFAANGLLVVLPSFDVKRYVDALSRYRINIVTAVPTMFARLVGDGRLLEGHDFSALSKLMLGSAPMSLSLLARIQAAFPHAVITHGYGTTEAGPAVFGPHPDGIPTPPLALGYPLSADEVKLVDGPTENDGVLCMRNPAVTPGYHRLPEKSAQAFHDGWYYSGDVMHRDEQGFYYFTGRADDMFVCSGENIFPVEVEKTLESHPLVRQAAVVPLPDDERGQMPVAFVVLHPEHVLAAEELRQHTLRHGPAYQHPRRIAFINELPWAGTNKVDRHALLQLARELEAHNTWAAPRREVENGNRHS comes from the coding sequence ATGACTTCCGACATTAAAAATCTTGGCGACCTTATCGACCGCCAAAGCGATTTGCAACGTGACGCCATTATCGATTTACGTGACGAGGCATCGCCGCGGATCTGGAGCCATCAGCAAATCGACCTGCTGTCCGGTGGCGTGGCGAGTTTTCTCACCAGCCTCGGTCTGCCGCGCGGCAGCACGGTGGGCATCGCTTCGCTGAATCGGGCCGAATATTTGGCGGCGTATTTTGGCATTATGCGTGCCGGGCTGGTGGCGGTACCGCTGAATATAAAAGTGCCGACGGCCACGCTTGAGTATCTGCTGGCGGATGCGGGTATCCGTCTGGTGTTCGTCGATGACGCCCGGCACGCCATTCTGCAAAAAGCGAATTTGCCTGCGGCTATGACGTTGGTTAATTTCGACGGACAGACGGCCGAGGGTTTCTGGCGGCGTATTGTCCCGCAGACGTTTGACAGCGTGGCGCCGGCCCCCGGCGATCTGGCGATGATCCTGTACACCTCCGGCTCCACCGGTCGTCCCAAGGGCGTGCCGTTGACCCATGACGGACAGCTTTGGGCGCTGCGCGTCACCCGCAGCGGCGGGGTAGAGCCGGACGGCCCGCAGGCCCGCTATCTGCTGGCGCAGCCGCTATTTCATATGAACGGTCTGTTTCTGGCCAAACGGGTCTTTGCGGCCAATGGTCTGTTGGTGGTTTTGCCGTCTTTTGACGTGAAACGCTACGTGGATGCGCTTTCGCGTTACCGGATAAATATCGTCACCGCGGTGCCCACCATGTTCGCCCGCCTGGTTGGCGACGGCCGTTTACTGGAAGGGCATGATTTTTCCGCGCTTAGCAAACTGATGCTGGGCTCGGCTCCGATGTCGCTTTCGCTGTTGGCGCGTATTCAGGCCGCGTTTCCTCATGCGGTTATCACGCACGGTTACGGTACGACGGAGGCGGGACCGGCGGTGTTCGGACCGCATCCCGACGGTATCCCGACTCCGCCGCTGGCATTAGGCTATCCGTTGTCCGCAGACGAGGTGAAGCTGGTTGACGGCCCAACGGAAAATGACGGCGTGTTGTGTATGCGCAACCCGGCGGTAACGCCTGGGTATCACCGGCTGCCGGAAAAAAGCGCGCAGGCGTTTCATGACGGCTGGTACTACAGCGGCGATGTGATGCATCGTGATGAGCAGGGGTTCTATTATTTTACCGGGCGGGCGGACGACATGTTTGTCTGCTCGGGAGAGAATATCTTTCCCGTTGAGGTGGAGAAAACGTTGGAGTCGCATCCGCTGGTGCGCCAGGCCGCCGTGGTCCCTTTGCCGGATGATGAGCGCGGCCAGATGCCCGTCGCTTTTGTCGTACTTCATCCGGAGCATGTCCTCGCCGCTGAGGAACTCAGGCAGCACACACTGCGTCATGGCCCGGCCTATCAGCATCCCCGGCGCATCGCTTTTATCAATGAACTTCCCTGGGCGGGAACCAACAAGGTGGATCGCCATGCCTTGCTGCAATTAGCCCGGGAATTGGAAGCGCACAACACCTGGGCTGCTCCACGGCGGGAGGTCGAAAATGGCAACCGACATTCCTAA
- a CDS encoding amidohydrolase, translated as MTDILAEKLIAWRRELHQYPELSNNEYRTTKKITEWLRGAGIGILPLPLKTGVVAQIGHHAGPTIALRADIDALPIDEQTTQPFISRHKGVMHACGHDVHTSIMLGAALLLKARESQLAGNVRILFQPAEETFNGANQLIDAGALQGVSAIFGGHNAPGLPVGEFATRSGPMHANVDRFEILVRGKGAHAAYPEQGVDSIVVAAQLITALQTLPSRSFGALDSVLVSVTRVSGGNTWNVLPERVELEGTVRTHDVEIRKAIPQKLATLIGNIAAGFGAQAELRWHAGPPTLINSREWADFSKAVAEEAGYRVRDQQPQMGGEDFAFYLHHVPGVFVNIGSASEFGLHHPRFNPDEAAILPAANYFNLLAGKALQKLAQR; from the coding sequence ATGACTGATATCTTGGCTGAAAAACTCATCGCCTGGCGCCGGGAATTGCATCAATATCCGGAGCTTTCAAATAATGAATACCGGACCACAAAAAAAATCACCGAATGGCTGCGCGGAGCGGGCATCGGTATTCTGCCGCTGCCGTTGAAAACCGGCGTAGTCGCGCAGATCGGGCATCATGCCGGCCCCACCATCGCCCTGCGTGCGGATATCGACGCCTTGCCCATTGATGAGCAGACGACTCAGCCATTCATTTCCCGCCATAAGGGCGTAATGCACGCCTGCGGACACGATGTGCATACCTCAATCATGTTGGGCGCCGCCCTATTGCTTAAAGCGCGCGAATCGCAACTGGCCGGCAACGTGCGCATTTTGTTCCAACCGGCGGAGGAAACCTTCAATGGCGCCAATCAGTTGATTGACGCAGGCGCATTACAAGGGGTCAGCGCGATTTTTGGCGGCCACAATGCCCCTGGATTGCCGGTAGGCGAATTCGCCACGCGCAGCGGCCCGATGCACGCCAATGTCGATCGCTTCGAAATTTTAGTGCGCGGCAAGGGCGCGCACGCCGCCTACCCGGAGCAAGGTGTGGATAGCATCGTGGTCGCCGCACAACTCATAACCGCGCTACAAACGCTGCCCAGCCGCAGCTTCGGCGCGCTGGACTCGGTATTGGTCAGCGTCACGCGGGTCAGCGGCGGCAACACCTGGAACGTATTGCCTGAACGGGTGGAGCTGGAAGGCACCGTGCGAACCCACGACGTGGAAATCAGAAAGGCCATCCCGCAAAAGCTCGCCACGCTGATCGGCAATATCGCGGCCGGGTTTGGCGCGCAAGCGGAGCTACGCTGGCACGCCGGTCCGCCCACGCTCATCAATAGCCGAGAATGGGCGGACTTCAGCAAGGCGGTGGCGGAAGAAGCCGGTTATCGGGTACGCGATCAGCAACCGCAGATGGGCGGCGAAGATTTCGCCTTTTATCTGCATCATGTTCCCGGCGTATTCGTCAATATCGGATCGGCCAGCGAATTCGGCCTGCATCACCCGCGGTTTAACCCCGACGAAGCCGCCATCCTACCCGCCGCGAACTACTTTAATCTTCTGGCGGGCAAAGCATTGCAAAAACTGGCGCAGCGATAA